Proteins from a single region of Chryseobacterium scophthalmum:
- a CDS encoding type I restriction enzyme HsdR N-terminal domain-containing protein has translation MELPKLNFQETFDFKFKKDKDKFFIYDLVRKTYLLLTPEEWVRQHWVHYYLTVKSYSTSALITEKKIVLNGLTKRIDLLITEKAQPKILIECKAPQIKLTEKTFEQTARYNSVIGASEIILTNGLQHINAYYENEQYQFYKPE, from the coding sequence ATGGAACTTCCAAAACTGAACTTTCAGGAAACTTTTGATTTTAAATTCAAGAAAGACAAAGATAAGTTTTTTATTTATGACTTGGTTCGTAAAACTTACCTTTTGCTCACTCCCGAAGAGTGGGTTCGTCAGCATTGGGTTCACTATTATCTCACCGTGAAATCCTACTCTACTTCTGCGTTAATTACCGAAAAAAAAATTGTTCTGAATGGTTTAACGAAGCGTATTGACCTTTTAATCACAGAAAAAGCGCAACCAAAAATTTTAATTGAATGTAAAGCGCCACAAATCAAATTGACCGAAAAAACATTTGAGCAGACTGCAAGATACAATTCTGTTATCGGCGCTTCTGAAATTATTTTAACGAACGGTTTGCAACACATTAATGCCTATTACGAAAACGAACAATACCAGTTTTATAAGCCTGAATAA
- a CDS encoding fatty acid desaturase family protein yields MSQKIKFSSASGSRFYATVRSRVDDFFNQRQVSQHANKLMWGKTIFFLSGFTGIYLLIISGILPIWTLIPLAILLGMFSAFVGFNVCHDAIHGALSGNKKVNKLFGFIFNLIGANPYVWSITHNVVHHTYTNIPGHDEDIEVAPGLIRIAAEDEVNSIQRYQHWYAFPLYSLASLSWVFRKDYLKFFQKKIGAHQSKHPKLEYFNLFFYKALYYFLFIILPLLVLDVSWWQFLIGFLLLHIAEGLTMGLVFQLAHVVEGTDFPVPNGTGQMEEAWAEHQMRTTANFATHNKLAAFFLGGLNRQIEHHLFPKVCHIHYGEISVIVKETAMEFNLPYIENKSFLSALRSHFLTLKKFGKESIMK; encoded by the coding sequence ATGTCACAAAAAATAAAATTCTCATCCGCTTCAGGTTCTCGTTTTTATGCAACAGTCAGGAGTAGGGTTGATGATTTTTTCAATCAACGTCAGGTAAGCCAACATGCAAATAAGCTCATGTGGGGTAAGACAATATTTTTCCTTTCAGGCTTCACAGGGATATATCTTTTAATCATCTCTGGAATTTTACCTATTTGGACGCTCATTCCACTAGCTATTTTATTGGGCATGTTCAGCGCCTTTGTAGGTTTCAATGTTTGCCATGATGCTATACATGGTGCACTTTCAGGAAATAAAAAAGTAAATAAACTGTTTGGCTTTATTTTTAATCTTATTGGTGCTAATCCTTATGTTTGGAGTATCACCCATAATGTTGTTCACCACACCTATACCAATATTCCCGGACACGATGAAGATATTGAAGTAGCGCCAGGATTGATACGTATTGCTGCCGAAGACGAAGTGAATTCTATCCAGCGATATCAACATTGGTACGCATTTCCGCTCTATAGCTTGGCATCATTGTCATGGGTATTCCGTAAGGATTATCTGAAGTTTTTCCAGAAAAAAATTGGTGCGCATCAGAGCAAGCATCCTAAATTGGAGTATTTCAATTTATTTTTTTATAAAGCGCTTTATTATTTCCTGTTTATTATACTTCCGTTATTAGTGCTGGATGTGAGTTGGTGGCAGTTTTTAATTGGTTTTCTCTTGTTGCATATCGCCGAAGGATTAACAATGGGTCTGGTTTTTCAGTTGGCTCACGTTGTGGAAGGTACCGATTTTCCAGTGCCTAATGGAACCGGACAAATGGAAGAGGCTTGGGCGGAACATCAGATGCGTACAACTGCAAACTTTGCAACCCATAATAAACTTGCCGCATTTTTTCTTGGTGGACTCAACAGGCAGATAGAACATCACTTGTTTCCTAAAGTCTGTCACATCCATTACGGTGAGATATCCGTTATTGTAAAAGAGACTGCAATGGAGTTCAATTTGCCTTATATTGAAAATAAAAGTTTTCTTTCTGCCCTTCGCTCACATTTTTTAACACTTAAAAAATTCGGTAAAGAGTCGATCATGAAATAA
- a CDS encoding ankyrin repeat domain-containing protein has translation MEIELQRKLGAMIRAVKDISNVIKTLDEYPTEINLVGGTPLNHAINRGRYEIVKYIVERGANVNDLYDKNYSPLMSAVNGKNIEMVKLLLENGADVNLKDKYGNDALWKAVFNYNFEIVKLLVEAGADPFKADSHENYSNYDGAKDLMPVTGEIINYFDSLK, from the coding sequence ATGGAAATTGAATTACAAAGAAAATTAGGAGCGATGATTCGTGCCGTTAAAGATATTAGTAATGTCATTAAAACGCTTGATGAATACCCAACAGAAATAAATTTGGTTGGTGGCACGCCATTAAACCATGCAATAAATCGTGGCAGGTATGAAATTGTAAAATATATAGTAGAAAGAGGGGCGAATGTTAATGATTTATATGACAAAAATTATTCTCCCTTAATGTCTGCAGTAAATGGAAAAAACATAGAAATGGTTAAATTATTATTAGAGAATGGAGCTGATGTTAATCTAAAAGATAAATATGGTAATGATGCTTTATGGAAAGCAGTATTTAACTATAACTTTGAGATTGTAAAATTACTGGTTGAAGCGGGAGCAGATCCTTTCAAAGCAGATAGTCATGAAAATTACAGTAATTATGATGGTGCAAAAGACCTTATGCCCGTAACAGGTGAAATTATTAATTATTTTGACAGTTTAAAATAG
- the trxB gene encoding thioredoxin-disulfide reductase gives MEENILDCVIVGSGPSGFTAAIYAARADLKPELYTGLEPGGQLTTTTEVDNFPGYPAGITGPEMMMDLQKQAERFDTKVHYEMITKAEFSKEVGGIHKLYAGNKEILAKSVIISTGATAKYLGLDDEKKYNGGGVSACATCDGFFYRGKDVVVVGAGDTAAEEATYLAKLVNKVTMLVRKGEFRASKAMIHRVENTPNIEVKFYHELIGIEGENNLVERAVVINNQTQEKSTVDVHGIFIAIGHKPNTDIFAGQIDLDENGYIATEKGSTRTNLPGVFAAGDVQDHIYRQAITAAGSGCMAAMDAEKYLAELH, from the coding sequence ATGGAAGAAAATATTTTAGATTGTGTGATCGTTGGGTCTGGGCCTTCTGGTTTTACAGCAGCAATTTATGCAGCAAGAGCAGACTTAAAACCTGAATTATATACAGGTTTGGAACCAGGTGGACAATTAACTACAACAACAGAAGTTGATAATTTCCCGGGATATCCTGCAGGAATTACCGGTCCAGAAATGATGATGGATTTGCAGAAACAAGCTGAAAGATTCGATACCAAAGTACATTACGAAATGATTACCAAAGCTGAATTTTCAAAAGAAGTTGGCGGTATTCACAAATTGTATGCAGGAAATAAAGAAATTTTAGCTAAATCTGTAATTATTTCTACCGGAGCTACTGCAAAATATTTGGGTCTTGATGATGAGAAAAAATACAATGGAGGAGGAGTTTCTGCATGTGCAACGTGCGATGGATTCTTCTACAGAGGAAAAGATGTTGTGGTTGTTGGAGCAGGTGATACCGCAGCTGAAGAAGCTACTTATCTTGCAAAATTGGTGAATAAAGTTACGATGTTGGTAAGAAAAGGTGAGTTCAGAGCTTCAAAAGCAATGATCCACAGAGTAGAAAACACACCGAATATTGAAGTGAAATTTTACCATGAATTAATTGGTATTGAAGGCGAAAATAATCTTGTAGAAAGAGCAGTTGTCATCAACAATCAGACTCAGGAAAAATCTACTGTAGATGTTCACGGAATTTTCATTGCAATCGGACACAAGCCAAATACAGATATTTTTGCTGGTCAAATCGATTTGGATGAGAATGGATATATTGCTACTGAAAAAGGCTCTACAAGAACAAATCTTCCGGGAGTTTTTGCCGCAGGAGATGTTCAGGATCACATCTACAGACAAGCGATCACAGCTGCAGGAAGCGGTTGTATGGCGGCAATGGATGCAGAAAAGTATCTTGCTGAATTACATTAA
- a CDS encoding imm11 family protein, with the protein MQYYFIKHSINPGDKYVSFEADGNLELALEGKPFRKIFYHGEFETDFISGYYGFSGKAKDFFLSLHIPHLEFVAVTVHHIKWEESMEIYLMKINKEIDAVDYEQSDLFQLSDKHIRGIDKLVFVKDINESVFKLKNLHHSITVSETIKNKITEQGLKGFEFIPVEKYRF; encoded by the coding sequence ATGCAATACTATTTTATAAAACACTCTATCAATCCCGGAGATAAATATGTAAGCTTTGAAGCTGATGGTAATTTAGAATTAGCATTAGAAGGAAAACCTTTTAGAAAAATTTTTTATCATGGTGAATTTGAGACAGATTTTATTTCAGGTTATTACGGATTTTCAGGCAAAGCCAAAGATTTTTTCCTGTCTTTACATATTCCGCATTTAGAATTTGTAGCTGTAACGGTGCACCACATCAAATGGGAAGAATCGATGGAAATTTATCTGATGAAAATAAATAAAGAAATTGATGCAGTAGATTATGAACAATCAGACTTATTTCAATTAAGTGACAAACATATTCGTGGAATAGATAAGTTGGTATTTGTAAAAGATATTAACGAGTCTGTTTTTAAATTGAAAAACCTTCATCACAGTATAACAGTTAGCGAAACTATTAAAAACAAAATAACAGAACAGGGATTAAAAGGATTTGAATTTATTCCCGTTGAAAAATACAGATTTTAA
- a CDS encoding DUF4261 domain-containing protein yields the protein MGLFKKKAKKEEAPKSNLLLAMPMFNNGETFDTDKVIEYLLADWGIEATDIDGSSGTVSFTVEGEMVILATVSAHIPWGDIEGTAKYAYNWSTAIADLENHNSHAIVTIMSSNTSTKERFAILTKVLTAILATSNCIGIYQGTQSLLIPKDQYLDSAEALKSDLVPLDLWVYIGIRRGEGSNSAYSYGLKAFDKLEMEFVNAPLDLRELHTFLSQICGYVVKSNVTFKNGETLGFTADQKIKIVQSKGIFVEGESFKLEL from the coding sequence ATGGGATTATTTAAAAAGAAAGCAAAAAAGGAAGAAGCACCTAAAAGCAATTTGCTGTTGGCAATGCCGATGTTTAATAACGGAGAAACATTTGACACAGATAAAGTTATAGAATATCTTTTAGCTGATTGGGGAATTGAAGCTACAGATATCGATGGCTCTTCAGGAACAGTTAGTTTCACTGTTGAAGGAGAAATGGTTATACTGGCAACTGTGTCTGCACATATTCCATGGGGTGATATTGAGGGAACGGCAAAATACGCATACAATTGGTCAACCGCAATAGCAGATTTGGAAAATCATAATTCACACGCTATTGTAACAATAATGTCTAGTAACACCAGTACCAAAGAACGTTTTGCAATTTTAACGAAAGTTTTAACAGCCATTCTTGCGACAAGCAATTGTATTGGGATATACCAAGGCACTCAATCTTTGCTAATTCCAAAAGACCAATACCTCGACAGTGCAGAAGCATTAAAATCAGATTTGGTTCCGCTGGATTTGTGGGTTTACATTGGTATACGAAGAGGAGAAGGGAGCAATAGTGCTTATTCGTACGGATTAAAGGCTTTTGATAAACTTGAAATGGAGTTTGTAAACGCTCCGCTTGATTTGAGAGAGTTGCACACTTTTTTAAGTCAGATTTGCGGTTATGTCGTCAAAAGTAATGTAACCTTTAAAAATGGCGAGACCTTAGGTTTTACTGCTGATCAGAAAATTAAAATTGTGCAATCAAAAGGGATATTTGTAGAAGGAGAATCATTTAAATTAGAATTGTAA
- the holA gene encoding DNA polymerase III subunit delta, translating to MKELDLILKNIKNKEVLPIYFFHGEEPYFIDVAVKALEHDFLEEDEKAFNQTVTYGKDTTYQEILSLARQFPMMGDKQVIIVKEAQDLKFNDEESKALDAYAENPVASTVLVFAHKHKKLDSRKKVTKTLTKLNALFLSESLKDHTLPKWIADECLRLKIKTAPNISNLLAEYLGNDLSRISNELGKLKIILKEGQLLDGTIVENHIGISKEFNVFELQKALGSKNANAAFRIAYFMGKNPKNNPFVMLLSSLYNYFSNVIIYNTMIGQPQQVIATQMGINPYFIKDYAEAARLYPLKHSTRVISILREFDMKGKGLGAVNMDDAELIKELVYKIINVDKIKMKV from the coding sequence ATGAAAGAATTAGATTTAATCCTCAAAAATATTAAAAATAAAGAAGTTTTACCGATTTATTTTTTCCACGGAGAAGAACCTTACTTTATTGATGTTGCTGTAAAAGCCCTTGAACACGACTTTCTGGAGGAAGACGAAAAAGCTTTTAACCAAACAGTCACTTACGGAAAAGATACAACGTATCAGGAAATTCTTTCTTTGGCGCGACAGTTTCCGATGATGGGTGATAAGCAGGTGATTATTGTAAAAGAGGCGCAGGATTTGAAATTTAATGATGAAGAAAGCAAAGCTTTAGATGCGTATGCAGAAAATCCGGTTGCGTCAACAGTTTTGGTTTTTGCCCATAAGCATAAGAAGCTGGACAGCCGAAAAAAGGTTACCAAAACTTTAACAAAGCTAAATGCGCTTTTTCTGAGCGAATCTTTAAAAGACCATACGCTTCCCAAATGGATTGCTGATGAATGTCTCAGATTAAAGATAAAAACAGCCCCGAATATTTCTAACCTTTTGGCAGAATATCTTGGAAATGACCTTTCCAGAATCTCAAATGAGTTAGGAAAACTTAAAATTATTTTAAAAGAAGGTCAACTTTTAGACGGTACCATCGTTGAAAACCACATCGGAATAAGCAAAGAATTCAATGTTTTTGAGCTTCAGAAAGCTTTAGGATCGAAAAACGCCAATGCTGCGTTCAGAATTGCCTATTTTATGGGAAAAAATCCTAAAAACAATCCTTTTGTAATGCTTCTTTCCAGTTTGTATAATTATTTTTCTAATGTAATTATTTACAATACAATGATTGGGCAACCGCAACAAGTAATTGCTACGCAAATGGGTATCAATCCTTATTTTATTAAAGATTATGCAGAAGCGGCGAGATTGTATCCGCTAAAACATTCTACCCGTGTTATTTCTATTTTAAGAGAATTTGATATGAAAGGAAAAGGTTTGGGAGCCGTAAATATGGATGATGCAGAATTGATCAAAGAATTGGTTTACAAAATTATCAATGTAGATAAAATTAAGATGAAAGTGTAG
- a CDS encoding PAS domain-containing sensor histidine kinase: METIYDHLNSINDNLDNNIYLQALNSAKSGIIITDNKQPDNPIIYCNKAFEDITGYAHNEIIGHNCRFLQAKDRTQPEREQIKDAVKNGKECHLEIRNYRKDGKLFWNELIISPVKNNEGNVTHFIGVQNDISDRKKAENELRDEKASAEKKILERTKELHDNEAFLSSIIQTVRESLLVLDADYRVLSANTHFLNSFKVTQEDTVGKILFELGNHQWNIEALKELLMKILPTNNPVIDFEVEHDFPYIGRKIMLVNAYRIEFEGQYKDRILIAIEDITEKKEIDRRKDDFLSIASHELKTPLTTIKGFVQLLTRMAPEEASEKFLTTLEKVSLNVNRLNNLISELLDTSKIQSGNIEIHNEQFQIDTLIYDTVENISLATDYTINISSNTKATIFGDELQISQVINNLISNAIKYSPGSDKIDIYCNRVGNFVKVSVTDYGMGISQQDHSKIFERFFRARDIQKKFPGMGIGLYICREIIAKHNGTLWVESEIGAGSTFNFTLPIIKKKKE, from the coding sequence TTGGAAACAATATACGACCACCTAAACTCTATCAATGACAATCTCGATAATAACATTTATCTTCAGGCATTAAACTCCGCAAAATCAGGAATAATAATTACTGATAACAAACAGCCTGACAACCCTATTATCTATTGCAATAAAGCTTTTGAGGACATTACAGGATATGCTCATAACGAAATTATCGGACACAATTGTCGTTTTCTACAGGCAAAAGATCGCACACAGCCTGAAAGAGAACAAATAAAGGACGCTGTAAAGAACGGTAAAGAATGTCATTTGGAAATCAGAAACTACAGGAAAGATGGTAAATTATTTTGGAATGAACTTATTATATCTCCCGTAAAGAATAATGAAGGAAATGTTACTCATTTCATTGGGGTTCAAAATGATATCAGTGACCGGAAAAAAGCAGAAAACGAATTAAGAGATGAAAAGGCATCGGCTGAAAAAAAAATCCTCGAACGAACCAAGGAACTTCATGATAATGAAGCATTTCTTTCAAGTATTATTCAAACCGTGAGAGAATCTCTTTTAGTTCTTGATGCCGATTACCGGGTTTTAAGTGCCAATACTCACTTCCTGAATTCATTTAAAGTAACACAAGAAGATACTGTAGGGAAAATATTGTTTGAATTGGGAAATCACCAATGGAATATTGAGGCCTTAAAAGAACTGTTAATGAAAATTCTTCCTACCAATAATCCCGTTATCGATTTTGAAGTAGAACACGATTTCCCATATATCGGAAGAAAAATTATGCTTGTTAACGCCTACCGAATAGAGTTTGAAGGGCAGTATAAAGACAGAATATTAATCGCTATTGAAGATATTACAGAAAAAAAAGAAATTGACCGTAGAAAAGATGATTTTCTCTCTATTGCAAGTCATGAATTAAAAACACCTTTAACTACAATTAAAGGATTTGTACAGCTTCTTACTCGAATGGCTCCGGAAGAAGCCTCTGAAAAATTCTTGACAACTCTAGAAAAAGTCTCCCTTAATGTTAACAGACTTAATAACCTGATTTCTGAACTGTTGGATACTTCCAAAATACAGTCCGGGAATATAGAAATCCATAATGAACAGTTTCAGATTGATACGCTTATTTATGATACAGTAGAGAATATTTCTCTTGCAACAGACTACACGATCAATATCAGCAGCAATACGAAGGCTACCATTTTTGGTGACGAACTTCAGATCTCCCAAGTCATCAATAATTTGATTTCGAATGCCATCAAATATTCACCGGGCTCCGATAAAATTGATATCTACTGTAACAGGGTCGGAAATTTTGTAAAAGTTTCAGTAACAGATTATGGAATGGGAATCAGTCAACAGGATCATTCTAAAATATTTGAAAGATTTTTCAGGGCAAGAGATATTCAGAAAAAATTCCCCGGAATGGGAATAGGCCTTTATATATGTCGCGAGATTATCGCCAAACACAATGGGACACTTTGGGTTGAAAGTGAAATTGGTGCAGGATCAACTTTTAACTTTACGTTACCAATTATTAAGAAGAAAAAAGAATAG
- a CDS encoding response regulator: protein MQGKKIMICDDDDSILEVLQMMLEIDGHTVFLENNSTNLIKQISNINPDILLMDLWMPVLSGDQLLRTIRTTDELKDLPVIILSASVDGKEIANSAGADMFIAKPFDMDDVSSGVEKLLSV from the coding sequence ATGCAAGGTAAAAAAATAATGATCTGTGATGATGATGACAGCATCTTGGAGGTTCTTCAAATGATGCTTGAGATTGACGGCCATACTGTTTTTTTAGAAAACAACAGTACCAATCTTATTAAACAAATAAGCAACATTAACCCTGATATTTTACTCATGGATCTTTGGATGCCGGTTCTTTCAGGTGATCAATTGCTTAGAACGATAAGAACAACTGATGAGTTGAAAGACCTGCCTGTTATTATTCTATCTGCAAGCGTTGATGGTAAGGAAATAGCAAACAGTGCCGGTGCAGATATGTTCATCGCAAAACCTTTTGATATGGATGATGTTTCTTCAGGAGTAGAAAAACTACTTTCAGTCTAG